The Cygnus olor isolate bCygOlo1 chromosome 18, bCygOlo1.pri.v2, whole genome shotgun sequence genome includes a window with the following:
- the LOC121057076 gene encoding urotensin-2 receptor-like isoform X2 yields MSLTDELESHFSATPYMVTDTSESSLFRIRPNASTNTTGASMAAAGSMEDMIAICTIGTILSLMCVIGVTGNVYTLLVMCHYLRSSASMYIYIINLALADLLYLLTIPFIVGTYFIQKWYFGDVGCRILFSLDFLTMHASIFTLTVMSTERYFAVLKPLDTVKRSKSYRKAIAVVIWLVSLLLTLPMLIMIQLVQRDNKSICLPTWSKLSYKVYLTILFGTSIVGPGVIIGYLYIRLAKIYWVSQTASFKQTKRLPNQKVMKNINYLTTCLTYSNSCINPFLYTLLTKNYREYLKNRQRTLSSSSGYFQRRNRFQRISGRSLSTSSQHCTETYVLAHAPLGNSSA; encoded by the exons ATGTCCCTAACCGATGAGCTGGAGAGCCACTTCTCTGCAACCCCCTACATGGTGACGGACACCAGTGAGAGCAGCCTGTTCAGAATCAGACCCAATGCCTCCACGAACACCACCGGGGCCAGCATGGCAGCCGCCGGTTCCATGGAGGACATGATCGCCATCTGCACCATTGGGACCATCCTCTCCCTGATGTGCGTGATTGGGGTGACTGGCAACGTCTACACCTTGCTGGTGATGTGCCACTACCTGCGATCATCTGCCTCCATGTATATTTACATCATCAACCTCGCTCTGGCAGACCTCCTCTACCTTCTCACCATCCCCTTCATCGTTGGGACCTACTTCATCCAGAAATGGTACTTTGGGGACGTTGGCTGTCGCATCCTGTTCAGTCTGGACTTCCTCACCATGCACGCCAGCATCTTCACCCTTACAGTCATGAGCACAGAGCGCTACTTTGCTGTGCTGAAGCCCCTGGACACAGTGAAGAGGTCCAAGAGCTACCGAAAGGCCATTGCTGTTGTCATCTGGCTGGTATCGCTGCTGCTCACTCTCCCAATGCTCATCATGATCCAGTTGGTGCAAAGGGACAACAAAAGCATCTGCCTGCCCACCTGGAGCAAGCTGTCCTACAAAGTCTATCTCACCATCCTCTTTGGCACCAGCATCGTGGGCCCAGGGGTAATCATTGGCTACCTCTACATCCGACTAGCTAAGATTTACTGGGTGTCGCAAACAGCATCCTTCAAGCAGACCAAGCGGCTGCCGAACCAAAAG GTGATGAAGAACATTAATTACCTGACAACCTGCCTGACCTACAGCAACAGCTGTATCAACCCCTTCCTCTACACCCTGCTCACCAAAAACTACCGGGAGTACCTGAAGAACAGACAGCGgaccctcagcagcagcagtgggtaCTTCCAAAGAAGGAATCGGTTTCAGAGAATTTCGGGGAGATCCCTGTCCAcaagcagccagcactgcacagAGACATACGTTCTTGCTCATGCTCCTTTGGGAAACAGCAGTGCCTGA
- the LOC121057076 gene encoding urotensin-2 receptor-like isoform X1 yields the protein MSLTDELESHFSATPYMVTDTSESSLFRIRPNASTNTTGASMAAAGSMEDMIAICTIGTILSLMCVIGVTGNVYTLLVMCHYLRSSASMYIYIINLALADLLYLLTIPFIVGTYFIQKWYFGDVGCRILFSLDFLTMHASIFTLTVMSTERYFAVLKPLDTVKRSKSYRKAIAVVIWLVSLLLTLPMLIMIQLVQRDNKSICLPTWSKLSYKVYLTILFGTSIVGPGVIIGYLYIRLAKIYWVSQTASFKQTKRLPNQKVLYLIFTIVLVFWACFLPFWIWQLLFQYYESFPLSPKVMKNINYLTTCLTYSNSCINPFLYTLLTKNYREYLKNRQRTLSSSSGYFQRRNRFQRISGRSLSTSSQHCTETYVLAHAPLGNSSA from the coding sequence ATGTCCCTAACCGATGAGCTGGAGAGCCACTTCTCTGCAACCCCCTACATGGTGACGGACACCAGTGAGAGCAGCCTGTTCAGAATCAGACCCAATGCCTCCACGAACACCACCGGGGCCAGCATGGCAGCCGCCGGTTCCATGGAGGACATGATCGCCATCTGCACCATTGGGACCATCCTCTCCCTGATGTGCGTGATTGGGGTGACTGGCAACGTCTACACCTTGCTGGTGATGTGCCACTACCTGCGATCATCTGCCTCCATGTATATTTACATCATCAACCTCGCTCTGGCAGACCTCCTCTACCTTCTCACCATCCCCTTCATCGTTGGGACCTACTTCATCCAGAAATGGTACTTTGGGGACGTTGGCTGTCGCATCCTGTTCAGTCTGGACTTCCTCACCATGCACGCCAGCATCTTCACCCTTACAGTCATGAGCACAGAGCGCTACTTTGCTGTGCTGAAGCCCCTGGACACAGTGAAGAGGTCCAAGAGCTACCGAAAGGCCATTGCTGTTGTCATCTGGCTGGTATCGCTGCTGCTCACTCTCCCAATGCTCATCATGATCCAGTTGGTGCAAAGGGACAACAAAAGCATCTGCCTGCCCACCTGGAGCAAGCTGTCCTACAAAGTCTATCTCACCATCCTCTTTGGCACCAGCATCGTGGGCCCAGGGGTAATCATTGGCTACCTCTACATCCGACTAGCTAAGATTTACTGGGTGTCGCAAACAGCATCCTTCAAGCAGACCAAGCGGCTGCCGAACCAAAAGGTGCTCTATTTAATCTTCACAATCGTGCTGGTGTTCTGGGCTTGCTTCTTGCCTTTCTGGATATGGCAGCTCCTCTTCCAGTATTATGAATCCTTCCCTTTATCTCCCAAGGTGATGAAGAACATTAATTACCTGACAACCTGCCTGACCTACAGCAACAGCTGTATCAACCCCTTCCTCTACACCCTGCTCACCAAAAACTACCGGGAGTACCTGAAGAACAGACAGCGgaccctcagcagcagcagtgggtaCTTCCAAAGAAGGAATCGGTTTCAGAGAATTTCGGGGAGATCCCTGTCCAcaagcagccagcactgcacagAGACATACGTTCTTGCTCATGCTCCTTTGGGAAACAGCAGTGCCTGA